From a region of the Clostridia bacterium genome:
- a CDS encoding multicopper oxidase, with protein MALAKFVDPLPIPAVLKPKGYLACAAYYEVRMRQVKQKLHRDLPETTVWAYEGVYPGPTFEVLRHERVKVRWVNDLPDEHLLPVDRTVHGAHPPNPLVRTVVHLHGGEVPAYSDGHPEAWFTRDFREVGPHFRSVVYFYPNIQRPATLWYHDHALGITRLNVYAGLAGFYLIRDAFELELNLPGGRFEIPLVIQDRSFNADGSLFYPRQPDPPVPGVDPSIVPEFFGDTILVNGKVWPYLEVEPRKYRFRLLNGSNSRFYLLSFTSGQPFIQIGTDGGLLEAPVPVAELTLAPGERADVVVDFSAFAGETIRLVNGAAAPFPGGDPPTEDTSQVMEFRVTLPLSEPDTSTVPSSLRPIERFSPAAAALTRDLALVEAQDPFGRLLLLLDGKRWSAPVSEKPRLGSVEVWRLINLTEDAHPIHLHLVQFQILERRPFDVDRYRSRRELVFTGPPVPPDPNERGLKDTVRANPGQVTSIIARFGAFAGQYVWHCHILEHEDHEMMRPYEVVPVPLCTKFGPVPPGPKRRAILQRQFLNEACDVPDP; from the coding sequence ATGGCATTGGCAAAATTCGTTGACCCGTTGCCTATTCCCGCCGTGCTTAAGCCCAAGGGCTACCTGGCATGCGCCGCCTATTATGAGGTGCGGATGCGGCAGGTAAAGCAAAAACTTCACCGCGATCTGCCCGAAACCACGGTGTGGGCATATGAAGGCGTCTACCCCGGACCTACCTTTGAGGTGCTGAGGCACGAAAGAGTAAAAGTCAGGTGGGTCAACGACCTGCCGGACGAGCACCTGTTACCGGTTGATCGCACCGTCCACGGCGCGCATCCCCCCAACCCCTTGGTGCGCACCGTGGTGCACCTTCACGGCGGCGAGGTTCCGGCCTACAGCGACGGTCACCCCGAGGCCTGGTTCACCAGGGATTTCCGCGAGGTCGGGCCCCACTTTAGAAGCGTGGTCTATTTTTATCCCAACATCCAGCGGCCGGCCACCCTTTGGTACCACGACCACGCCCTGGGCATTACGCGCTTAAACGTCTATGCCGGCCTGGCCGGCTTTTACCTCATCCGCGACGCGTTTGAGCTGGAACTCAATCTGCCCGGCGGCCGGTTCGAGATCCCCCTGGTCATTCAGGATCGCTCGTTCAATGCGGACGGCTCGCTCTTTTACCCGCGCCAGCCCGACCCGCCGGTGCCCGGGGTGGACCCCTCGATCGTCCCCGAGTTCTTCGGCGATACCATTCTGGTCAACGGCAAGGTGTGGCCCTACCTGGAGGTGGAGCCGCGGAAGTACCGCTTCCGCCTGCTCAACGGCTCTAACAGCCGCTTCTACCTGCTGAGCTTCACCTCCGGCCAGCCCTTCATTCAGATCGGCACGGACGGCGGGCTGCTCGAGGCGCCGGTGCCCGTCGCCGAGCTGACCCTGGCTCCGGGCGAGCGGGCGGACGTGGTGGTCGACTTCTCCGCCTTCGCCGGTGAGACGATCAGGCTGGTCAACGGCGCCGCCGCTCCCTTCCCCGGAGGCGATCCGCCTACGGAGGATACAAGCCAGGTGATGGAGTTCCGGGTGACCCTGCCGCTGTCGGAACCTGATACCAGCACGGTGCCCTCATCCCTGCGGCCGATCGAGCGGTTCTCGCCGGCCGCGGCCGCGCTGACCAGGGACCTCGCCCTGGTGGAAGCGCAAGACCCATTCGGCCGCCTGCTCCTGCTGCTCGACGGGAAGCGTTGGAGCGCGCCCGTGTCCGAGAAGCCCCGGCTGGGCTCCGTAGAGGTCTGGAGGCTGATCAACCTCACCGAGGACGCCCACCCCATCCACCTCCACCTCGTCCAGTTCCAGATCCTCGAGCGGCGGCCCTTCGACGTGGACCGCTACCGCTCCCGGCGGGAACTCGTTTTCACCGGGCCTCCCGTTCCCCCGGACCCCAACGAACGGGGACTGAAGGATACCGTGCGGGCCAACCCGGGGCAGGTCACGAGCATCATCGCCCGGTTCGGCGCCTTTGCCGGCCAATACGTCTGGCACTGTCACATTCTCGAGCACGAGGACCACGAGATGATGCGGCCCTACGAGGTCGTGCCCGTGCCGCTTTGCACCAAGTTCGGCCCCGTGCCTCCCGGGCCAAAGAGGCGGGCAATACTACAACGGCAGTTTCTCAACGAGGCGTGTGATGTTCCCGATCCTTAA
- a CDS encoding hemolysin XhlA family protein: MAMPREEIEKPQEQIAAGAESPGPGGGGPYRGFDPFIQYVLHRLDSIEASLRGEIKQLEGKVDAKIEQLDAKIDDKIEQMGARLDDKIGKLENKIDRLHGEIHWLIGIVIGAAGLAVAIVAWLSQAR; the protein is encoded by the coding sequence ATGGCTATGCCTCGAGAGGAGATCGAGAAGCCGCAGGAGCAGATAGCTGCCGGGGCGGAAAGCCCCGGGCCGGGCGGTGGAGGTCCCTACCGGGGCTTTGATCCTTTCATACAGTACGTTCTTCACCGGCTGGACAGCATAGAAGCTAGCCTGCGCGGAGAGATAAAGCAGTTAGAGGGCAAAGTGGACGCCAAGATAGAGCAGTTGGACGCCAAGATAGATGACAAGATAGAGCAGATGGGTGCTAGGCTGGATGACAAGATAGGCAAGCTGGAAAACAAAATAGACAGGTTGCACGGAGAAATTCACTGGCTTATCGGGATCGTAATCGGCGCAGCAGGTCTCGCCGTGGCAATAGTTGCCTGGTTGTCCCAGGCCAGGTAG
- a CDS encoding HD domain-containing protein, whose protein sequence is MKDYRDPLYGFITVNDCEQRIIDTRYFQRLRNVNQLGTTFLVYPSAMHTRFEHSLGTLFVMDKMLDTLLSRYGKVLGWSPAEAAAYRRMGRLAGLLHDLGHAPFSHAAEGLFPGGLEHQDYTLLLITSTEIADLIDGFLGPGGATTVAEIAVGAAKDRNAAFVSELLTGDFGADRIDYLIRDSYHLGVQYGRFDVHRLLNTLMVRQHHEDGGPELVLEEGGIHTVEGFLLARYFMFLDVYYHKTRRILDYHLAEFLTATLKGGTYPRDVEDFAGWDDHRVWSLLNAHRNHDAARRLLERRHFRAAFETSDHPDPVELERFDWLKAEVKARFGEEQIRFDEATRAPYAYERPPIYVRHRDGYVPLKDRSSLVRDLRRIEKCRVYAEPAIRDEVESFCDYFWKQRQARRGGG, encoded by the coding sequence GTGAAGGACTACCGTGATCCGCTTTACGGCTTTATCACCGTGAACGATTGCGAACAGCGAATCATCGATACGCGCTACTTCCAGCGGCTGCGGAACGTAAACCAGCTAGGCACCACGTTCCTAGTCTACCCCAGCGCCATGCATACTCGTTTTGAGCACTCGCTGGGCACCCTCTTTGTGATGGACAAGATGCTGGACACATTGCTGTCCAGATACGGCAAGGTTCTAGGATGGTCACCAGCCGAGGCGGCTGCGTACCGGCGCATGGGCCGGTTGGCCGGGTTGCTGCACGACCTGGGACACGCGCCGTTCTCCCATGCGGCGGAGGGGCTTTTTCCGGGTGGTCTGGAGCACCAAGATTACACCTTGCTCCTAATCACTTCTACGGAGATAGCCGACCTCATTGACGGCTTCCTCGGACCGGGAGGGGCGACCACGGTGGCCGAAATTGCCGTGGGTGCGGCCAAGGATAGGAATGCGGCCTTCGTCTCTGAACTGCTGACGGGAGACTTCGGTGCCGACCGCATAGACTATCTAATCAGGGACTCCTACCACCTGGGGGTGCAGTACGGTCGCTTTGACGTTCACCGCCTCCTTAACACCCTGATGGTGCGGCAGCACCATGAAGACGGCGGACCGGAGCTGGTTTTGGAGGAAGGCGGCATCCACACCGTGGAGGGATTTCTCCTCGCCCGTTACTTCATGTTCCTAGACGTGTACTATCACAAGACGAGGCGCATTTTAGATTACCACCTGGCAGAATTTCTAACGGCGACCTTGAAGGGAGGAACCTACCCCCGCGACGTAGAAGATTTTGCCGGGTGGGATGATCACCGGGTGTGGTCCTTGTTGAACGCGCACAGGAATCATGATGCGGCGCGCCGTCTCCTTGAGCGTCGGCACTTCCGGGCCGCCTTCGAAACCAGTGATCATCCTGACCCGGTAGAACTGGAGCGGTTCGACTGGCTCAAGGCGGAGGTTAAGGCTCGGTTTGGCGAAGAGCAGATCCGTTTCGACGAGGCCACCAGGGCGCCGTACGCCTACGAGCGACCACCGATCTATGTCCGTCACCGGGACGGCTATGTTCCCCTGAAGGATCGATCCTCCCTGGTCCGCGATCTGAGGCGAATCGAGAAATGCCGTGTTTATGCAGAGCCCGCGATCAGGGATGAGGTAGAGAGCTTCTGCGATTACTTCTGGAAACAGAGGCAGGCAAGAAGAGGAGGTGGATGA
- a CDS encoding type II toxin-antitoxin system RelE/ParE family toxin: MEYYSVYLKPSAEKDLRRLSPPLVSRVLAAIEGLRSAPFPPGAVKLTGAQRVYRLRVGDYRIIYEVNAHTREVTVYYVRHRREAYRSLP; encoded by the coding sequence ATGGAATACTATAGCGTTTATCTCAAGCCCTCCGCGGAAAAGGATCTGCGGCGGTTGTCTCCGCCGCTGGTTTCACGTGTTTTGGCGGCAATTGAGGGGTTGCGGTCGGCGCCCTTTCCTCCGGGCGCGGTTAAACTGACCGGCGCACAGCGCGTTTATCGGCTCCGGGTCGGCGACTACCGCATCATATACGAGGTTAATGCCCACACCCGCGAGGTAACGGTATACTATGTCCGGCACCGTCGGGAGGCCTATCGTAGCCTACCATAA
- a CDS encoding type II toxin-antitoxin system PrlF family antitoxin, which yields MTTGSIMEYDSGQEGGTVMAEIRAAARITGKGQVQVPLSIRKAVGAEIGDDLLFAVTDDGRITVELRKRTRLRHLGGVLRTERQFPGIEEEEVGAREAWVRRRQAGTEK from the coding sequence TTGACCACCGGCTCGATTATGGAGTATGATAGTGGCCAGGAAGGGGGAACGGTCATGGCGGAAATCCGGGCTGCGGCCCGTATCACCGGAAAGGGGCAGGTACAGGTACCTCTAAGCATCAGAAAGGCAGTAGGGGCAGAAATCGGGGACGATTTGCTTTTCGCGGTGACGGACGACGGCCGCATAACGGTCGAGTTGCGTAAACGCACCCGCCTTAGGCACCTAGGGGGGGTTCTGCGGACCGAAAGGCAATTTCCGGGCATTGAAGAGGAGGAAGTGGGTGCCCGCGAGGCGTGGGTCCGGCGGCGACAGGCGGGCACTGAGAAGTGA
- a CDS encoding PIN domain-containing protein, which translates to MKKAWVDANVVLRFLLRDDERLYAKAARIMDLVEEGQLLLLVSPLTVAELVWTLESFYALPRERIREVLSAFLTASGVEAEERQVVLAALEDYVEQNVDFIDAYLARHAVARGVPLVCTFDRKHFSRLPVRTLLGPEGQQQETPP; encoded by the coding sequence GTGAAGAAGGCTTGGGTGGATGCCAATGTAGTGCTACGGTTCTTGCTGCGGGATGACGAGCGGTTGTATGCCAAGGCGGCAAGGATTATGGACCTGGTGGAAGAGGGTCAACTTCTTCTGCTAGTATCGCCCCTCACGGTGGCCGAACTGGTGTGGACCCTCGAGTCGTTTTACGCCCTTCCCAGGGAGCGTATCAGAGAAGTTCTGTCCGCCTTTCTGACCGCAAGCGGTGTCGAGGCGGAGGAGCGGCAAGTGGTGCTGGCCGCCCTTGAGGACTATGTGGAGCAAAATGTTGATTTTATCGATGCCTACCTGGCCAGGCATGCCGTGGCCAGGGGGGTGCCTCTGGTGTGCACCTTTGATCGGAAACACTTTTCCAGGCTGCCCGTCCGCACTCTTCTGGGGCCGGAAGGGCAGCAGCAGGAGACACCTCCTTAA
- a CDS encoding sugar transferase: protein MLRHRVRELRLAMAVVEAGAVFVSAALAAAARFPSLEQAAAVLQAQLGPHLFWVTWLVPAAWVVLLDGFGLYHPRRLWAAREEALLVLRAWLLLGAGLAAFLVLAKVDVSRLFLAYFLSFLLLLTLALRLALRAGFSFLRRRGRNRRYLLLVGGGGRGRRLLQGLRRHPELGIEAVGYLDDDPSPEMAVDGLPRLGPVEALEEVLHSRVVDEVAVCLPLSALDKLNRVIEVCEAEGKQVRLPVDFWPTRVFKGRLAEFEGVPLLTLSCGPDRELALAAKRLFDLAFSVLALALTSPLFLLIALAIKLDSPGPVFYAQERVGLHGRRFKLYKFRTMVKDADKLLPQLLAANEADGPVFKIKNDPRVTRVGRVLRRTSLDELPQFINVLKGDMSVVGPRPPLPHEVEQYDGAWRRRLSVKPGITCIWQATTRNHASFEEWVKMDLEYIDRWSLWLDIKLVARTALAVLGMTGQ from the coding sequence ATGCTGCGCCATCGCGTGCGCGAGCTGCGCCTCGCCATGGCCGTGGTGGAGGCGGGCGCGGTGTTCGTTTCCGCCGCCCTGGCCGCGGCCGCCCGCTTCCCCAGCCTGGAGCAGGCGGCGGCCGTCCTGCAGGCCCAGCTCGGTCCCCACCTTTTCTGGGTAACCTGGCTCGTTCCGGCGGCCTGGGTGGTGCTGCTGGACGGCTTCGGGCTTTACCACCCCCGGAGGCTGTGGGCGGCCCGGGAGGAGGCCCTTTTGGTGCTGCGGGCCTGGCTCTTACTGGGCGCCGGCCTGGCCGCCTTCCTGGTGCTGGCCAAGGTGGACGTAAGCCGCCTGTTCTTGGCCTATTTCCTTTCCTTCCTGCTTTTGCTCACCCTGGCCCTGCGGCTAGCCCTGCGCGCCGGCTTCAGCTTCCTGCGGCGCCGGGGCCGCAACCGGCGTTACCTCTTGCTGGTGGGGGGCGGCGGCCGGGGCCGGCGGCTTTTGCAGGGGCTAAGGCGGCACCCGGAGCTGGGCATAGAGGCCGTAGGGTACCTGGACGACGACCCCTCCCCGGAAATGGCGGTGGACGGCCTGCCCCGCCTGGGGCCGGTGGAAGCCCTGGAAGAGGTGCTGCACTCCCGGGTGGTGGACGAAGTGGCGGTGTGCCTGCCGCTCTCCGCCCTGGACAAGCTCAACCGGGTAATAGAGGTGTGCGAAGCCGAGGGCAAGCAGGTGCGCCTGCCGGTGGACTTCTGGCCCACCCGGGTCTTTAAGGGCCGGCTGGCCGAGTTCGAGGGCGTGCCCCTGCTCACCCTCTCCTGCGGCCCGGATAGGGAATTGGCCCTGGCGGCCAAGCGGCTGTTCGACCTGGCCTTCTCCGTCCTGGCGCTGGCCCTCACCTCCCCGCTCTTTCTTCTCATCGCCCTGGCCATCAAGCTCGACTCCCCCGGCCCGGTCTTTTACGCCCAGGAGCGGGTGGGCCTGCACGGCCGCCGCTTCAAGCTCTACAAGTTCCGCACCATGGTTAAGGACGCGGACAAGCTCCTCCCCCAGCTTTTGGCGGCCAACGAGGCCGACGGGCCGGTGTTCAAGATCAAAAACGACCCCCGCGTCACCCGCGTGGGCCGGGTCCTCAGGCGCACCAGCCTGGACGAGCTGCCCCAGTTCATCAACGTGCTCAAAGGGGACATGAGCGTGGTGGGCCCGCGGCCGCCCCTGCCGCACGAAGTGGAGCAGTACGACGGCGCCTGGCGCCGGCGCCTTTCCGTCAAGCCCGGCATCACGTGCATCTGGCAGGCCACGACCAGAAACCACGCCAGCTTCGAGGAATGGGTGAAGATGGACCTGGAGTACATAGACCGCTGGAGCCTGTGGCTGGATATTAAGCTGGTGGCCCGTACCGCCCTGGCCGTCCTGGGCATGACGGGGCAGTAA
- a CDS encoding nucleotidyltransferase domain-containing protein — MDKADRASGIGTLISAYLRILSSLGIEVSRVYLFGSCARGSERGDSDIDLIVVSPSFEGMDLRQRAVILGRAAGKLMAPIDARGYTPEEISLDRLDPAGFLWDVLVRQPVVEYAQPPDQGRPEA, encoded by the coding sequence GTGGATAAGGCAGACCGCGCATCTGGAATCGGAACCCTGATAAGCGCTTACCTTCGGATCCTATCCTCTCTCGGTATCGAAGTTTCTAGAGTTTACCTCTTCGGTTCGTGCGCTAGGGGAAGCGAACGGGGGGACAGCGATATAGATCTGATTGTCGTTTCCCCTAGTTTTGAAGGTATGGATCTACGGCAGCGGGCCGTCATTTTAGGAAGGGCCGCCGGGAAGCTAATGGCGCCCATCGATGCCAGGGGGTATACGCCGGAGGAAATTAGTCTCGATAGGCTGGACCCCGCCGGCTTCCTGTGGGATGTTCTCGTAAGGCAACCCGTGGTGGAATATGCCCAACCTCCCGACCAAGGAAGACCTGAAGCTTAA
- a CDS encoding UDP-glucose/GDP-mannose dehydrogenase family protein, translated as MEVIVLGLGYVGAVAAAALAVTGKKVVGIDIDHHKVTAFQAGRVPFYEPGLAELVEQANRAGSLSFATPDEIDTLDAQVAVICVGTPSQPNGAADLSQVRAAVQWVRDKFRGPGVVVMKSTIPPGTGRRLVAQYLSGGDKRISYVSNPEFLREGQAVHDWFHPDRIVIGGEEPESIEMARSLFTGIDAPVVITDITSAELIKYAANAFLATKISFINEIANLCEKLGANIADVTRAIGLDPRIGPSFLQAGIGYGGSCFPKDVRALDFLATANGHSFELLRAVISVNNRQRLLPIRKLRERLGDLAGKRVAVLGLAFKPGTDDVREAPAIDIVRLLLDEGAEVRVYDPLALENARSVLPPQVTFAPSVLAAIAGSNAVVLATEWPEFIRFDWGEAASYMQPPRVVVDGRNCLPLERLLRCGLEYIGVGTRAPNCPRSPGEAC; from the coding sequence GTGGAAGTTATTGTACTCGGTCTAGGTTATGTTGGCGCCGTAGCGGCCGCGGCTCTGGCCGTTACGGGGAAAAAAGTCGTCGGTATAGACATTGATCACCATAAAGTGACTGCGTTTCAGGCTGGAAGGGTGCCCTTTTACGAGCCCGGCCTGGCCGAGCTGGTGGAGCAGGCGAACAGAGCAGGCAGTCTTTCGTTCGCCACGCCGGACGAAATAGACACTCTGGACGCGCAGGTAGCTGTCATCTGTGTGGGAACTCCTTCGCAGCCAAATGGGGCGGCCGACCTTTCGCAGGTCCGCGCTGCCGTTCAGTGGGTTAGGGATAAGTTTCGTGGTCCAGGGGTGGTGGTAATGAAGAGCACCATACCTCCCGGGACCGGGCGGCGCCTGGTGGCTCAGTATTTGAGTGGGGGCGATAAGAGGATCTCCTATGTGTCGAATCCGGAGTTCCTGCGGGAAGGTCAGGCGGTGCATGATTGGTTCCATCCTGACAGAATCGTTATAGGTGGGGAGGAACCCGAAAGCATTGAAATGGCACGTTCTCTCTTTACTGGGATAGACGCCCCGGTGGTCATAACGGATATCACAAGCGCCGAACTTATCAAGTATGCGGCCAACGCCTTTCTGGCCACCAAGATTAGTTTCATTAACGAAATCGCCAACTTGTGCGAGAAGCTGGGCGCGAACATTGCGGACGTCACTCGGGCCATTGGCCTCGACCCACGCATCGGCCCCAGCTTTCTGCAGGCGGGCATCGGCTACGGCGGCTCGTGCTTCCCCAAGGACGTCCGGGCTTTGGATTTCCTCGCCACGGCCAACGGCCATAGCTTTGAGCTACTTCGGGCGGTAATCAGCGTCAATAACCGGCAGCGCCTTCTGCCAATACGAAAGCTGAGGGAGCGGCTGGGCGATCTGGCGGGTAAGCGGGTCGCGGTCCTTGGCCTGGCATTCAAGCCTGGCACCGACGACGTGCGCGAAGCCCCGGCCATCGATATCGTCCGCCTGCTCCTGGACGAAGGGGCCGAAGTTCGGGTGTACGACCCACTGGCCTTGGAAAATGCGAGAAGCGTTCTGCCGCCGCAAGTTACCTTCGCGCCTTCTGTCCTCGCGGCTATCGCCGGGTCCAATGCGGTGGTATTGGCCACCGAGTGGCCAGAGTTTATCCGCTTCGACTGGGGAGAAGCCGCCAGCTACATGCAGCCGCCCCGGGTAGTCGTGGACGGGCGGAACTGCCTGCCGTTGGAGAGACTTCTTCGTTGCGGATTAGAGTACATAGGGGTTGGTACGCGGGCCCCGAACTGCCCACGTAGCCCTGGAGAAGCTTGCTAA
- a CDS encoding NAD-dependent epimerase/dehydratase family protein, with protein MCDPGVKEKDVEPHLQHANYALVCADIRDLAALRSNLRGGYDVIVHLAAKAGVRPSLADPVGHQEVNVGGTQNLLELARHWGVRQFVFASSGVSGVNPNLPWREDDNVLRPISPYAATKVAGELLGHVYSHPYGIRFIALRLFTVYVPRQRPDLAIHKFARLMLQGRPIPLYGDGPPRTYTGHGQGPGAGARGKSQR; from the coding sequence TTGTGCGACCCTGGCGTCAAGGAGAAGGACGTCGAGCCCCACCTCCAGCACGCGAACTATGCGCTGGTGTGTGCGGACATCCGCGATTTGGCAGCCTTAAGGTCCAACCTACGTGGGGGGTACGACGTGATCGTTCACCTGGCGGCCAAGGCCGGGGTGCGGCCTAGCCTTGCGGACCCGGTGGGGCACCAAGAGGTCAACGTGGGCGGGACCCAGAACCTCCTGGAGCTGGCGCGGCATTGGGGCGTAAGGCAGTTCGTGTTCGCCTCCTCCGGCGTGTCCGGGGTAAACCCCAACCTGCCCTGGCGGGAGGACGACAACGTCCTGCGCCCCATCAGCCCCTACGCGGCCACCAAGGTGGCCGGGGAGCTGTTGGGCCACGTGTACAGCCACCCCTACGGCATCCGCTTCATCGCCCTGCGGCTGTTCACTGTTTACGTCCCCCGCCAGCGGCCGGACCTGGCCATTCACAAATTTGCCCGGCTGATGCTTCAAGGCCGGCCCATCCCGCTCTATGGGGACGGGCCGCCCCGTACCTATACTGGACATGGTCAAGGCCCTGGAGCAGGCGCTCGGGGTAAAAGCCAGCGTTGA
- a CDS encoding Coenzyme F420 hydrogenase/dehydrogenase, beta subunit C-terminal domain, giving the protein MGPITSCYLAHAAQAEIRNAGASGGVVSAFAMYLLDGGVVDAVIAAKMSEGAPVRPALVLARTADEVLACAQSKYLPIPVNDALRVVIEEPARYAVIGLPCQVRGIRKAALENPRISDRIKLCIGLFCGFRVSFNATRFWLRKLRVSEGAVASLEFRARSSADWDRGGGGFLVRTHKGEEYYIPKSLFSLTDSLFVSRRCTLCEDLTNEYADLSVGDPGPLGVKESLVLCRTPEAEALLLDARNRGFIVLRAVTKDLATWAHLGNVSYKKNSVAARFRVHKALGFAVPQSQVAAGRASAASYLGALLLLLNSVVCARPEAPALLARIPIKIIEKYSWLVTLLLMHDTKTLMRKAIRRLSRAR; this is encoded by the coding sequence TTGGGGCCGATCACCTCGTGCTACCTCGCACATGCCGCCCAGGCCGAGATCAGAAATGCTGGCGCTTCAGGCGGCGTAGTCTCCGCCTTCGCCATGTACTTGCTGGACGGCGGAGTAGTCGATGCGGTGATCGCGGCGAAGATGTCAGAGGGCGCACCGGTTAGACCCGCGTTGGTGCTTGCCAGAACCGCCGACGAGGTCTTGGCCTGTGCGCAATCAAAGTACCTCCCTATACCGGTGAACGACGCCCTCAGGGTAGTTATCGAAGAACCGGCCAGATACGCAGTTATAGGCCTGCCCTGCCAAGTCCGTGGAATAAGGAAGGCAGCCCTGGAGAACCCCCGTATCAGCGACAGGATCAAACTGTGTATCGGGCTCTTCTGCGGTTTCCGTGTCAGCTTTAATGCAACTAGGTTCTGGCTGAGAAAGTTGCGTGTGAGTGAGGGCGCGGTTGCTTCTCTTGAGTTTCGTGCGAGGAGCAGCGCGGACTGGGACAGAGGCGGCGGCGGCTTTCTGGTGAGAACCCACAAAGGTGAAGAATACTACATCCCAAAGTCACTCTTCAGCCTTACCGATAGTCTATTCGTTTCCAGAAGGTGTACGCTCTGTGAGGACCTTACTAATGAATACGCCGACCTTTCAGTGGGCGACCCGGGCCCGCTGGGGGTAAAGGAGTCTCTTGTCTTGTGTCGCACTCCAGAAGCCGAAGCTCTCCTGCTGGATGCGCGGAACCGGGGGTTCATCGTCCTACGTGCGGTTACGAAGGACCTTGCAACATGGGCTCACCTAGGAAATGTTTCCTACAAGAAGAACTCAGTAGCGGCGCGCTTCCGAGTTCACAAAGCCCTTGGCTTCGCTGTACCGCAGAGCCAGGTCGCTGCGGGGCGGGCTAGTGCAGCGTCATACCTTGGCGCCCTATTGTTACTGCTCAACTCGGTCGTTTGTGCGCGGCCGGAAGCGCCCGCATTGCTCGCGCGGATACCGATAAAGATAATCGAAAAGTACTCCTGGTTAGTAACGCTTCTGTTAATGCATGACACCAAGACGCTGATGCGCAAAGCGATCCGTCGCCTCTCTAGGGCGAGATGA